The Thermodesulfovibrio thiophilus DSM 17215 genome includes the window CCTCAAGCATTTGTGTAAGATCTCTCACTGTAAAGTCATCTTCCTGCTTTTGTCCTATTCTGTGTCTCTGTCTGAGGAGAGCTGTTATCTGCTCTGTAGCTAAAGACATCTCTTCAAGCGAGTTTGCTTTAACATATATTATTTTAACTCTGCCTGGAAGAACTTGGCCAAAAAGTGTTCTTTGTGCTGTGGTAATTGGAACATAGATGATATCATCCTGATCCTGTCCCATCATAGATTGACCTTTTTCTTCAAGAACGCCAACAACTTCAAAAGGAATTTTTGTAATTCTGATGATTTTACCAACAGGATCAAGATCTCCGAAAAGCTGTGTAACAAGGGTTTGGCCTATAACCGCCACTCTTGTTCCACTTCTAACGTCCTGCTCTGTTAAAAATCTTCCTGAAGTAACATTCCAGTCTCTGACTATTGTCATATCAGGAGTCGTTCCAATTACTCCAGTTGACCAGTTCTGGTTTGCAAAAACAACCTGTGCTGTCCCTGAAATCACAGGTGCAACCGCAGATACTGCAGAGCACTCCTTTGCTATTGCCTCAGCATCTGCCATTGTAAGAGTTTGTTGTGTTCCTGCTCCCATTCTTATACCACCCTGTGTTGTTGAACCAGGCAAAATAAGAATCATATTGCTTCCTATGCTTGATATCTGTTCTGAAATTTTCTCACTTGCACCTGTTCCAATTGCAACCATTGTTACTACAGCGGCAACCCCGATGATAATACCAAGTATGGCAAGAAAAGAACGCATTGCATTAGCTATAAGAGATCGTAACGCAATGTTAACTATTGATGATATCGCTATCATGATTTTGTATCACTTATTATTCTACCATCTAAAAATCTTATCTGTCTTTTACCGAATGCTGCTATATCTGGTTCATGAGTAACAATAATTGTTGTAAGACCCCGAATTTCATTTAAATTTTTAAATATCTCCATTATCTCAATGCTTGATTTGGAATCAAGATTGCCTGTTGGCTCATCTGCAAATATTATTGATGGATTATTGACCAAAGCGCGGGCAATTGCAACTCGCTGTTGCTGTCCTCCGCTTAACTGTCTTGGATAGTGATGTGCTCTTTCCTTAAGTCCAACTGCTTCAAGCATATGTAGTGCTCTTTGTTTCCTTTCCTTAGATGGAACTCCAGCATAAATGAGAGGTAGTTCAACATTCTCTAAAGCTGTAGCTCTTGGAAGTAGATTAAACTGTTGGAATACAAAGCCGATTTTTTTGTTTCTTATTTCAGCAAGTTGATTAACATCCATTGTTGATACATCAATGCCTTCAAGATAGTATTTCCCAGATGTGGGAGTATCAAGACATCCAACAATATTCATAAATGTGGACTTGCCAGATCCTGACGGGCCCATAATACAAACAAACTCTCCTTTTTCTATGCTAACTGAAATACCGTGAAGCACTACCAATTCATTTTCGCCGAATTGATAACTTTTGATAACATT containing:
- a CDS encoding ABC transporter permease; protein product: MIAISSIVNIALRSLIANAMRSFLAILGIIIGVAAVVTMVAIGTGASEKISEQISSIGSNMILILPGSTTQGGIRMGAGTQQTLTMADAEAIAKECSAVSAVAPVISGTAQVVFANQNWSTGVIGTTPDMTIVRDWNVTSGRFLTEQDVRSGTRVAVIGQTLVTQLFGDLDPVGKIIRITKIPFEVVGVLEEKGQSMMGQDQDDIIYVPITTAQRTLFGQVLPGRVKIIYVKANSLEEMSLATEQITALLRQRHRIGQKQEDDFTVRDLTQMLEAAKESTQTMSILLGAIASVSLVVGGIGIMNIMLVSVTERTREIGIRIAVGAKPKDIRMQFLIESVFLTTIGGIIGLVFGIIASLIVSAAMQWPVSISVLSTLIAFGFSAFVGIFFGFYPAYKASLLNPIDALRYE
- a CDS encoding ABC transporter ATP-binding protein yields the protein MQVIKFENVIKSYQFGENELVVLHGISVSIEKGEFVCIMGPSGSGKSTFMNIVGCLDTPTSGKYYLEGIDVSTMDVNQLAEIRNKKIGFVFQQFNLLPRATALENVELPLIYAGVPSKERKQRALHMLEAVGLKERAHHYPRQLSGGQQQRVAIARALVNNPSIIFADEPTGNLDSKSSIEIMEIFKNLNEIRGLTTIIVTHEPDIAAFGKRQIRFLDGRIISDTKS